A part of Periophthalmus magnuspinnatus isolate fPerMag1 chromosome 19, fPerMag1.2.pri, whole genome shotgun sequence genomic DNA contains:
- the si:ch211-141o9.10 gene encoding probable endonuclease 4 has product MAPKKRETRKRKAEDPKKDGDTMEKEPRSEEVRKRDISGCSKYIGAHVGIQGGIWKAVDSCVAMGGSSFALFLGSQRSWTRPALDSSAADKFLEQCSLHKFDPAHILPHGSYLMNCGSPKEDVFQKSQALLVDELSRCSRLGLTLYNFHPGSSLGTITTEECMDKIASAINHAHQQTPTVVTVLENMSGQGSTVGGKFSELKTIIDKVRDQSRMGVCLDTCHAFAAGYDLTAEGGVRAMLDEFDQQVGLKYLKAIHLNDSKGKLGCNLDRHEDIGKGHIGISAFRDIVNEPRLDNIPLILETPGRPGFEYAEQIELLYSLCNK; this is encoded by the exons ATGGCCcctaagaagagagagacacggaAAAGGAAAGCCGAAGATCCCAAAAAAGATGGAGACACAATGGAAAAGGAGcccagaagtgaagaagttaGAAAGAGAGATATCAGTGGCTGTTCAAAATACATTGGGGCTCATGTTGGCATTCAAG GTGGGATATGGAAGGCTGTAGATTCCTGTGTGGCCATGGGGGGCAGTAGTTTTGCCCTGTTTTTGGGCTCGCAGAGGTCCTGGACTAGACCTGCCCTGGACTCTTCTGCAGCAGACAAGTTTCTGGAGCAATGTTCTCTTCATAAATTTGACCCTGCCCATATCCTGCCCCATGGATCCTATCTGATGAACTGTGGATCACCTAAAGAGG ACGTGTTTCAGAAGAGCCAAGCCCTGTTGGTGGATGAGCTGAGCCGCTGCAGCCGCCTGGGCTTGACCCTGTATAATTTCCATCCAGGCTCCTCCCTGGGCACCATCACCACAGAGGAGTGTATGGATAAAATAGCTTCAGCTATTAACCACGCTCATCAGCAAACTCCCACTGTGGTCACAG TGCTGGAGAATATGAGTGGCCAGGGTAGTACTGTGGGTGGTAAGTTTTCTGAGCTGAAGACCATCATCGATAAAGTGAGAGACCAGAGCCGAATGGGAGTGTGTCTGGACACCTGCCACGCTTTTGCAGCAG GATATGACCTGACTGCAGAAGGAGGGGTGAGAGCCATGTTAGATGAGTTTGATCAACAAGTAGGGCTTAAATACCTTAAAGCGATTCACCTCAATGACTCCAAAG GTAAACTTGGCTGCAACCTCGATCGTCATGAAGATATTGGCAAAGGTCACATTGGGATCTCTGCTTTCCGGGACATTGTTAATGAACCCAGATTGGATAACATTCCCTTAATTCTGGAGACTCCTGGACG GCCTGGATTTGAGTATGCTGAGCAGATTGAGCTGTTAtattctttatgtaacaagtaa